One window of the Yamadazyma tenuis chromosome 6, complete sequence genome contains the following:
- a CDS encoding uncharacterized protein (EggNog:ENOG503P3KH; COG:K): protein MVFEKVVFPSYPHKTVFISVFANVPKNVLSVVKTKLIEGDPNYELCFLNTNYIISTEYLYSAIYKAILNFETGQSKAKTLNTEIIFNLSPVNNIMDAFKRFGVDDSQDQSNVICIKVIDYVSDGNCLEDLNTHISKLLHTDASQNIPLQDAYLFKTVDISKFKKIFKLNDAKLSESENLQIQLTRLAIGACLIRGN from the coding sequence ATGgtatttgaaaaagtaGTATTCCCATCATATCCTCACAAAACTGTGTTTATCTCGGTGTTTGCAAACGTTCCAAAGAATGTTCTACTGGTAGTCAAAACGAAACTTATCGAAGGTGACCCCAACTACGAACTTTGTTTTTTAAACACAAACTACATCATTTCAACTGAATACCTATACAGCGCCATCTACAAGGCGATCTTGAATTTTGAGACGGGGCAGTCGAAGGCCAAAACCTTGAACACAgaaatcatcttcaacttgtctcCGGTGAATAATATAATGGATGCCTTTAAAAGatttggagttgatgacTCTCAAGATCAAAGTAATGTCATTTGTATAAAAGTCATTGACTATGTCTCAGACGGAAACTGCCTCGAGGATTTGAACACACATATCTCCAAGCTTCTTCACACCGATGCATCTCAGAATATTCCTCTACAAGATGCATATTTATTCAAAACAGTGGACATATCTAAattcaagaagatttttAAACTAAACGATGCAAAGCTCTCCGAGTCAGAAAACTTACAAATCCAATTAACCAGGTTAGCCATAGGGGCATGTTTAATAAGAGGTAATTAA
- a CDS encoding uncharacterized protein (EggNog:ENOG503PXQK), whose amino-acid sequence MAGEEYNSNLDLAEVFNTIDEIFGTIETYQPPSSDHIYPELILQESQHGMKYHSSFQRHNRQFIQNAGETPLVRWRNSHIEQLQQQVVEQSFMGSKVSSQKGISKTFSRPASNALFSWSSDEAYIEARKSELLKRGRKISGAFLKSNDKDSEIEMPEVSSAPLTESLIDRVNLKIPEASMIKKLNSVIDTESNRFVHQRIQIIKTHHSKQISKKINERKRKDHEIHLQRLKLKEEQYEREMRAATEDKEKEKSTKFLGLFNFSHSDTTNVNVETKEPTSPNGTTDKNRITVDKNKQRFSFLPKTNIFGTTKTTNEDIEENTQESNVSSPQIHIASDDLDKAFQMPGTNKDSQDDDFDDFSEFTSSPPQATSNQLPEPVVKNHRFMTISEPKPLIDFGADAEGDSQSNFKGQNKDLLSLL is encoded by the coding sequence ATGGCTGGAGAAGAGTATAACTCCAATTTGGACCTTGCAGAAGTATTCAAtaccattgatgaaatctttgGGACTATAGAGACCTACCAACCCCCTTCATCTGATCACATATATCCTGAACTCATACTTCAAGAGTCTCAGCATGGCATGAAATATCACTCTTCATTCCAAAGGCACAATCGCCAATTCATACAGAATGCGGGTGAAACTCCACTAGTCCGATGGCGAAACTCTCATATAGAACAGCTTCAACAGCAAGTGGTTGAACAAAGCTTTATGGGCTCCAAAGTCTCGTCTCAAAAGGGAATTTCCAAAACGTTTTCAAGACCAGCATCCAATGCATTATTCAGTTGGTCCTCAGATGAAGCATACATAGAGGCAAGAAAGAGTGAGTTGCTTAAACGAGGTAGAAAGATTAGCGGTGCTTTCCTCAAGTCCAATGATAAAGATTCAGAAATAGAAATGCCTGAAGTCTCCAGTGCTCCACTCACCGAAAGCTTGATTGACCGtgtcaacttgaagatacCTGAAGCTTCAATGATTAAGAAATTGAACTCTGTGATAGACACCGAATCTAATAGGTTTGTCCACCAGCGAATACAGATCATAAAAACCCATCACAGTAAACAAATATCAAAGAAGATTAATGAGAGGAAACGTAAGGACCACGAGATTCACCTCCAAAGACTCAAGTTAAAGGAAGAACAATACGAGAGAGAAATGAGGGCTGCTACAGAGgacaaagagaaagaaaagtCCACAAAATTTCTTGGTTTATTCAATTTCAGCCATTCTGACACCACTAATGTTAATGTCGAGACGAAGGAaccaacaagtccaaatGGCACCACAGATAAAAATAGAATTACAGTTGACAAGAACAAACAGAgattctcttttcttccaaagacgAACATATTTggaaccaccaaaaccacaaatgaggatattgaagaaaataCACAAGAGTCTAATGTACTGCTGCCTCAAATTCACATAGCAAGCGATGACCTCGATAAGGCTTTTCAGATGCCTGGAACAAATAAAGATAGCCAAGATGACgattttgatgacttcAGTGAATTCACCTCCTCGCCTCCTCAGGCCACTAGCAACCAGCTACCAGAGCCAGTTGTGAAAAACCATAGATTCATGACTATCAGCGAGCCCAAACCATTGATTGACTTTGGAGCAGATGCTGAGGGAGACTCCCAATCAAATTTCAAGGGTCAAAACAAAGACTTGCTACTGCTATTATAG
- the TFB3 gene encoding TFIIH/NER complex subunit (EggNog:ENOG503NYAM; BUSCO:EOG092649XV; COG:K) — protein sequence MNITEDERGNDMCPICRTDRYLSPNMNFLINPECYHKICESCVDRIFSLGPAPCPYAKCGKILRKNKFKKQIFDDINIEREVDIRKRVSTIYNKTQDDFEDLKDYNQYLENIENIVFNLANDQDASNTEAELVAYEKEHKVEILERQMRQSQKNADLAQYQEAVARLKQEKLKIQQHMEMEDLEFKKQQRQEVLDKLSNSNANSDDIINQATNNSLKRSNSRKRQLQQINNQLEQSFENMIPGNQKKVEEGNKTPFTPFMGDRMIEKPYRMLAAPEIVDINVSSVVNSYYDPFVNQFAKNKEFLGAGWRLEAVYERALEEAFMGLGCFIEEEKKANTT from the exons ATGAATATTACAGAAG ATGAGAGAGGGAATGACATGTGTCCGATATGTCGAACAGATCGTTACCTTTCCCCAAATAtgaatttcttgataaatCCTGAATGTTATCACAAAATATGTGAATCTTGTGTGGATAGGATCTTTTCATTAGGCCCAGCCCCTTGTCCATATGCAAAGTGTGGGAAGATTCTACGAaagaacaagttcaagaaacaGATCTTTGATGACATCAACATAGAAAGAGAAGTCGATATTCGAAAGAGAGTTTCTACAATTTACAACAAGACACAAGAcgactttgaagacttaAAAGATTACAATCAATATCTTGAAAACATAGAGAATATCgtgttcaacttggcaaaTGACCAGGATGCGCTGAATACGGAAGCTGAGTTGGTGGCATATGAAAAAGAACATAAGGTGGAGATATTGGAAAGACAGATGAGACAGAGTCAGAAGAATGCTGACTTGGCCCAGTACCAAGAGGCTGTGGCCCGTTTGAAGCAGGAAAAGCTTAAAATCCAACAACATATGGAAATGGAAGACTTGGAGTTTAAAAAACAACAGAGACAAGAAGTTTTAGATAAGCTCTCAAATTCAAATGCCAACTCTGATGATATAATCAACCAGGCAACCAACAATCTGCTAAAAAGAAGCAACAGCAGAAAGAGGCAATTGCAACAGATCAATAATCAATTAGAACAACTGTTCGAAAACATGATTCCTGGTaaccagaagaaggtggAAGAGGGTAATAAAACACCCTTCACACCCTTTATGGGAGATCGGATGATCGAGAAACCATACCGCATGTTAGCAGCACCTGAAATAGTTGACATAAATGTCAGCTCAGTTGTGAACCTGTACTATGATCCGTTCGTGAACCAATTTGCAAAAAACAAAGAATTTTTGGGAGCAGGTTGGAGGTTAGAGGCTGTATATGAACGTGCTCTTGAAGAGGCATTTATGGGGTTGGGGTGTTTCATTGAAGAGGAGAAGAAGGCTAATACTACATAG
- a CDS encoding uncharacterized protein (COG:S; EggNog:ENOG503NYAV; BUSCO:EOG092606AD), with the protein MKTVSRCVPRVDHFCIWIGTVIGKNNYRPFIKFMLWFLVYFLIMLVFLVRYTPSNYHRGDPGINNNYIVLYIMCGLWILMLSGLLVSQLYYISKNMTTIDDLNIKKARMYHRRNPSKEDENHPKTEAHPDSGTRFVSVDKGDFRLVVQCSVNDLLYNFGPKKNWINVMVYDSSTYFSPDERLYSSGKFVEAILIFIVPLLDLFYTKQITNDSEPVSFGPEFLALLESKISRHRFEKDVGEPTLPLPTDDLDIKKIEDIKKRRESAFTTRLKGRNGGPSVASKFKQNANSQLVSEKGLSEAEKIHKENMEKLGSMSAEEINQEREELLAQLNPDLIQSLMKRAEKREKHVEEPKHTHHEHRHAEGYGEWIGGMKTEFGVKDLTHLDKDDIEKALGISSLNIEDEEKTIKPPKKVRFDTVSSVRYEDLPEGTQVEESGWEDVEDINDLIMDDENQEIAPDDYQLVNEDEGNDDVHFTKPKGTIKEYGKDLDLNDPEFYDQLHQKYYPDLPKETSKLAWMTEPVPVQKTSTYESISDMRFDFQGNLIELHAEQDQEKEIPTYLGLHHHSANPHLPGYTLGELVHLSRSVVAGQRCLSIQMLGRILHKLGLHKYNIMPISDDEQDKQFNESVKQLTRHFEKMMWDLIDELRVIESISEASDEKKSTNISVRNYAVEALWLWRQGGGRPKEEETTIDEEIAQII; encoded by the exons ATGAAAACCGTCAGTAGATGTGTTCCTCGAGTGGACCACTTCTGTATCTGGATTGGCACTGTGATTGGTAAGAACAATTACCGTCCTTTTATCAAATTTATGCTTTGGTTCCTTGTCTACTTCTTAATTATGTTGGTATTCCTTGTTCGTTATACCCCATCAAACTACCACAGGGGTGATCCGGGTATCAACAATAATTATATTGTGTTATACATCATGTGCGGGCTATGGATACTTATGTTGTCAGGATTATTAGTGTCACAATTGTACTATATCCTGAAGAATATGACTACAATAGATGATTTGAACATCAAAAAAGCAAGAATGTATCATAGAAGAAACCCTTCGAAGGAAGACGAAAATCACCCTAAAACTGAGGCTCATCCAGATAGTGGTACCAGGTTCGTTAGTGTGGACAAAGGAGATTTTAGGTTAGTTGTGCAGTGCTCTGTAAACGATTTGCTTTACAATTTTGGtcccaagaagaactggaTCAATGTAATGGTCTATGATTCCAGCACCTATTTCAGCCCAGATGAGAGACTCTACTCTTCAGGAAAGTTTGTAGAAGCAATCTTGATTTTTATTGTTCCACTTCTTGACTTATTTTACACCAAACAGATAACAAATGATTCTGAACCTGTATCATTTGGTCCTGAATTTTTGGCCCTACTTGAAAGCAAGATCTCAAGGCATAGAT TCGAGAAGGACGTAGGAGAACCTACGCTACCATTGCCCACAGATGATTTGGACATAAAGAAAATAGAGGAcatcaagaagagaagagaaTCCGCATTTACAACCAGGCTTAAAGGAAGGAATGGTGGTCCTTCTGTGGCAAGCAAGTTCAAGCAAAATGCTAATAGTCAGCTAGTTTCAGAGAAAGGGTTGAGTGAAGCAGAAAAAATACACAAGGAGAATATGGAGAAACTTGGAAGCATGTCCGCTGAAGAGATcaatcaagaaagagaGGAGTTATTAGCACAGTTGAATCCTGATTTAATTCAAAGTTTAATGAAGAGGGCAGAAAAGAGAGAAAAacatgttgaagaacccAAACACACGCACCATGAGCATCGCCATGCCGAAGGATATGGAGAGTGGATTGGAGGGATGAAGACGGAATTTGGTGTCAAGGACCTTACTCATCTTGACAAGGACGATATAGAAAAGGCATTAGGAATCAGTTCTTTGAATATcgaggatgaagaaaagaccATCAAGCCTCCTAAAAAAGTGAGGTTTGATACTGTATCTTCAGTGAGATATGAAGATTTGCCAGAAGGAACCCAAGTGGAAGAGTCTGGTTGGGAAGATGTAGAGGACATTAACGATTTAATCATGGACGACGAGAATCAAGAAATCGCTCCAGATGACTATCAGTTGGttaatgaagatgaaggaaATGATGACGTTCATTTCACTAAACCAAAAGGTACAATTAAAGAGTACGGAAAGGATTTGGACCTTAATGACCCCGAATTCTACGATCAATTACACCAAAAGTATTACCCAGACTTACCCAAAGAGACATCGAAGTTGGCTTGGATGACGGAGCCAGTTCCTGTTCAGAAGACATCTACTTATGAGTCCATATCCGATATGAGGTTTGACTTTCAAGGAAACTTAATAGAATTGCATGCTGAACAAGACCAGGAAAAGGAGATTCCAACATATTTAGGTTTACATCACCATTCCGCAAACCCCCATTTACCTGGTTACACTTTAGGTGAGTTGGTCCATTTATCAAGGTCTGTGGTTGCAGGCCAAAGGTGTTTGAGCATCCAAATGTTGGGTAGAatcctccacaaacttggtCTTCACAAGTACAATATTATGCCCATTAGTGATGATGAGCAGGACAAACAGTTTAATGAAAGCGTTAAACAGCTCACTAGGCATTTTGAGAAGATGATGTGGGATTTGATAGACGAACTCCGTGTCATTGAATCGATTTCTGAGGCTTcagatgaaaagaagagcaCCAACATATCTGTTAGAAACTACGCGGTTGAAGCATTGTGGTTATGGAGACAAGGAGGTGGGAGGcccaaagaagaagaaacgACTATAGACGAAGAAATAGCACAGATAATCTAA
- a CDS encoding uncharacterized protein (BUSCO:EOG09260QVP; COG:S; EggNog:ENOG503NWQ6), giving the protein MVRLTQFLGFVVLIATCVSGVFLEDAFTKNWVKYNHALIKSFDAIQDSSFVGVTLDGELVKYNLTNEAVLSWKVTVPLNDVEYLINGGTILTYSTSEDTIYLWDIQSGVLLNNYQVGPVKYISRSFGGFIVLSSNSLLTFVDGNLSKEIATSVGDIWASEFNGLTYIVTDDSKLLKLDPNFKYTTVDINVKFSKISQIVGNRVLVNGQVFDLDKNQITTKAKVTGLFESEPAYSLEKNKFKIIKDDKVVLEDDFEESSVKVLQNYLLVDSEDERKVIDLKGFFESLDETSINLESYNHSITGKDYIFGNEIVSLIVTGKFIQFSRYNILLDKVAHYNYHINTYNLNFPKALLINKPESKQTMDSIQHLVDEIQQNNVLSRFIKRTRRHLVEFGKSIISKVTRLDFNSDHIEITNPYDLEKLLVFVDDSKLVAVDSLNGDGVWETVIEDGLLDLEENGDTMSLVYGDKAITVSTRDGEIIDSHDRTSSVDLPQGTIYVKQVENSIQSYKYVDGKLIPTWKFAKDKIINFAIKPNTKTGSVGIALHDKSVLYKYLNDNSIAVIAEEDGILKLYLIDGKSGNVIYVQEHLKSDNIDTKSIKLILDDNWIIYSYFVTEPKYEQRISVVDLFGEAPTKGNFTVPISSSSSKSFIYPERIIDLKSTYTRFGITLKSIIALTEDGDLVELPKYILNSRRIDDRQLSQNDFKDDFRMLPYEPVVARNDYSVLNHGYKLDTGSNNLILLKDTKLESTSIICMINSRNMFCTRVQPSLSFDNLTEAFQKFRLIITIFVLFVAYFVTKPMVIKKNLNSQWIYKA; this is encoded by the coding sequence ATGGTTAGATTGACTCAATTTCTAGGATTTGTGGTTCTCATTGCCACATGCGTGTCAGGTGTATTTCTAGAAGATGCATTCACAAAAAACTGGGTCAAATATAATCACGcgttgatcaaatcatttgATGCTATTCAAGACTCAAGCTTCGTTGGTGTTACTCTCGATGGTGAATTAGTCAAGTACAATTTAACAAATGAGGCCGTACTTTCTTGGAAGGTTACCGTTCCGTTGAATGATGTGGAATATTTGATCAACGGTGGCACGATCCTTACCTACTCCACAAGTGAAGACACGATCTATTTGTGGGACATTCAGTCTGGGGTGCTATTAAACAATTATCAAGTGGGTCCTGTCAAATATATTTCCCGAtcatttggtggattcATTGTTTTGTCCAGTAACAGTTTGTTAACATTTGTAGACGGAAACCTTTCAAAAGAGATTGCAACGTCTGTCGGCGATATATGGGCATCTGAGTTCAATGGACTTACTTACATTGTTACCGACGACTCCAAGTTGCTCAAATTGGATCCTAATTTCAAATATACTACTGTTGATATTAACGTGAAATTCAGCAAGATATCACAGATAGTCGGAAACCGTGTTCTCGTGAACGGACAGGTGTTTGACTTAGATAAGAACCAAATTACTACAAAGGCAAAGGTAACTGGTCTTTTTGAATCTGAACCGGCTTATAGcttggagaagaacaagtttAAGATTATAAAGGATGACAAggttgtacttgaagatgacttCGAAGAAAGTAGTGTCAaggttcttcaaaattACTTGCTTGTGGACTCTGAAGATGAACGGAAGGTTATCGACTTGAAGGGGTTTTTCGAGAGTCTTGATGAAACCtcgatcaacttggaaagctACAATCATAGCATTACCGGAAAGGATTATATATTTGGTAATGAAATTGTGAGTTTAATTGTCACTGGAAAGTTCATTCAGTTCTCCAGATATAATATTTTGTTGGACAAAGTTGCTCATTACAATTACCACATCAATAcctacaacttgaacttccCAAAGGCTTTGTTAATCAATAAACCCGAGTCCAAACAAACAATGGATTCCATTCAGcatttggtggatgaaATTCAGCAAAATAACGTACTTTCCAGGTTCATTAAGAGAACTAGAAGACATTTGGTCGAGTTTGGTAAAAGTATTATATCTAAAGTTACCCGGTTAGATTTTAATTCTGACCATATAGAGATCACAAATCCATATGATTTAGAGAAATTGttggtatttgtggatgattcAAAACTTGTTGCTGTTGACTCCTTAAATGGAGATGGGGTTTGGGAAACTGTTATAGAAGATGGTTTACttgatttggaagaaaatggaGATACAATGTCATTGGTTTATGGTGATAAGGCTATCACCGTTAGCACAAGAGATGGTGAAATAATCGACTCTCATGACCGCACTAGCAGTGTCGACTTACCCCAAGGTACTATCTATGTGAAGCAAGTCGAAAATTCTATTCAAAGCTATAAATATGTGGATGGTAAACTTATTCCCACATGGAAGTTTGCAAAGGAtaagatcatcaactttgCTATAAAACCAAATACGAAAACGGGATCTGTGGGTATAGCTTTACATGATAAATCTGTGTTGtacaaatacttgaatgaTAATTCTATTGCTGTTATAGCGGAAGAGGATGGCATTTTAAAGTTGTACTTAATAGATGGTAAGTCTGGAAATGTGATTTACGTTCAGGAGCACCTTAAAAGTGATAACATTGACACCAAAAGTATTaaattgattttggatgataACTGGATTATCTACTCTTACTTTGTAACGGAGCCAAAGTACGAACAAAGAATTCTGGTGGTCGATTTGTTTGGTGAAGCTCCGACTAAGGGTAATTTCACTGTTCctatttcatcttcttcgagTAAATCGTTCATATACCCAGAACGTATTATTGATTTGAAGTCCACTTATACTAGATTTGGTATTACCTTGAAATCAATTATTGCTTTAACCGAAGACGGTGATTTGGTTGAACTTCCTAAATATATTTTGAACAGTCGGAGAATTGATGATAGACAATTGTCCCAAAATGACTTTAAAGATGACTTCAGGATGCTCCCATATGAACCAGTGGTGGCCAGAAACGATTATCTGGTATTGAATCATGGATACAAGTTGGACACCGGATCTAACAACTTGATACTCCTTAAAGATACCAAATTAGAATCAACTTCGATCATATGTATGATCAACTCTCGAAACATGTTTTGTACTAGAGTTCAACCTTCTTTGAGTTTTGACAACTTGACAGAAGCTTTTCAAAAGTTCAGGCTAATAATAACCATTTTTGTTCTATTTGTGGCATACTTCGTTACCAAACCAATGGTTATTaagaaaaacttgaatagTCAGTGGATTTACAAAGCTTAG
- the SEF2 gene encoding Transcription factor (EggNog:ENOG503Q3N4; COG:K), with product MEKISKGKVTKSCARCRKHKTRCDSIIRNPLPCSSCAKRNLECFLDIISSNPKRTSNDVLEKLDMEVNSLKESVDHLIYKKSILINLLIKQNPSISEIQNCLELDDYDIKDEELSSSSGDFSISSDVSVAPVSLTKDEVTFHFDNYFKNYHRFLPILPDSLYKEANVNQIYDESKLLFWCIVLTSHLNTDNSKQYLNLSKHVKKLVVEMCWLNTPRSVYVLCSLLVLTTWPIPLSPKEKMNDNLSIKYLSLMRNLSLQLGLHRLEFINEFSHKTNMTITKEINMNNLIRERIYKFITVNSNYWLINLGLLHLNFNGFQEDYVINKATSMNQNTADISEEDRYINSLLKVSIVQQRLHENLNNNNQMQSKLISLNMFEVILNDLKKDTSAISKDNLIELSVEYSKLQLYLYSLDSSLKLSLNDYRVFIYKTLTSCYRVIDLFTNEFPNLYSINQLPIHYKFIVELVSLILERIFYTPLLKSVEDYEILKSKFKTIHLLITKNNESNWNFFNSRLLKIIAKYNEILGHNLLGFIKDSKSLYILTKFNTHQVANMNYEMTWSIYSSTKGKTNFNDFNDREITWDAFGIKDKQLIEYLDNISLV from the coding sequence ATGGAAAAGATATCCAAAGGAAAAGTGACCAAGTCTTGTGCTAGGTGTAGAAAGCATAAAACTCGGTGTGATTCGATTATAAGAAATCCTTTACCATGTTCAAGCTGTGCAAAGAGAAACCTTGAATGCTTTTTGGACATTATTTCCTCCAACCCAAAGAGAACTTCAAACGATGTACTCGAGAAATTGGACATGGAAGTAAATCTGTTGAAGGAGTCAGTTGATCACTTGATTTACAAAAAATCTATTTTGATAAACTTGTTAATAAAGCAGAATCCTTCCATTTCTGAAATACAAAACTGCTTGGAGCTTGATGACTATGATATTAAAGACGAGGAATTAAGTTCTAGTTCAGGTGATTTCTCCATCAGCTCCGATGTTTCGGTGGCCCCTGTATCATTGACCAAAGACGAAGTTACTTTCCACTTTGATAACTACTTTAAGAACTACCACCggtttcttccaatcttACCAGACTCATTATACAAGGAAGCAAACGTTAACCAAATATATGACGAGAGCAAGTTGTTGTTCTGGTGTATAGTGTTAACCAGTCATTTGAACACTGACAACTCCAAGCaatacttgaacttgtctAAACATGttaagaagttggtggtggaaatgtGTTGGTTAAATACACCCAGGTCGGTTTATGTGTTGTGCTCTTTATTGGTTTTGACTACTTGGCCAATCCCTTTGTCCCCTAAAGAAAAGATGAACGATAATTTGTCTATCAAATatttgtctttgatgagAAATTTATCATTGCAATTGGGCTTACATAGATTGGAGTTCATCAATGAGTTTCTGCACAAGACCAACATGACTATCACTAAAGAAATCAAtatgaacaacttgatcagaGAACGGATTTACAAGTTCATAACTGTCAACTCCAATTActggttgatcaacttaGGTTTGTTGCATTTGAATTTTAATGGCTTTCAAGAAGACTATGTCATCAATAAGGCAACGAGTATGAATCAAAATACAGCTGATATTTCCGAGGAAGATAGGTATATTAACTCGTTATTGAAAGTTTCCATTGTCCAGCAAAGACTACACGAGAATTTGAATAACAACAACCAAATGCAATCAAAGTTGATTAGCTTGAACATGTTTGAAGTGAttttgaatgatttgaaaaaagaTACATCTGCCATCAGCAAGGACAATTTGATTGAATTATCTGTGGAATACTCAAAGTTACAATTGTACTTGTATTCTTTGGACTCTTCTTTGAAGCTCCTGTTGAACGATTACAGAGTTTTCATTTATAAAACTTTAACTTCATGTTATAGGGTAATTGATTTGTTCACTAATGAATTTCCAAACTTATATAGCATCAACCAATTGCCAATTCATTATAAGTTTATTGTGGAGCTTGTGtctttgatcttggaaagGATTTTTTATACCCCATTATTGAAGTCAGTCGAAGACTACGAAATCTTGAAGTCGAAGTTCAAAACCATACATCTTTTGATTACCAAAAACAACGAATCGAACTGgaactttttcaactccaGGCTCCTCAAAATCATTGCCAAGTACAACGAAATCCTTGGCCATAATCTATTGGGATTTATTAAGGATTCAAAATCGCTCTACATTTTAACAAAGTTCAATACTCACCAAGTTGCTAATATGAACTACGAAatgacttggtcaatttaCTCATCAACCAAAGGAAAAACTAATTTTAACGATTTTAACGATAGGGAAATAACCTGGGATGCTTTCGGTATTAAGGATAAACAATTAATAGAGTACCTTGATAATATATCATTGGTATAA
- the PEX29 gene encoding Peroxisome size and maintenance regulator (EggNog:ENOG503NYJV; COG:S), with the protein MDQVSSFLENILTVDNEEDVSKRSSKRYSGLVDMAKKPNSLLVDKLIESLISMIIPVYDEKKIINDRMVMQKTRKPLSMNTMTNNAIMLNARLTNAFILFDNIIKILNWQNPYSTLGVLLIVTHLILNPYLVLALPLTLVVNNILVPHYLIIHPPDISVLEHNQIPDNGPTLNKPHIPGPVPQFSQEFLLNFTDLQNHMVLYIYGYDFAIWLTNDYLYFKNEDVSSLVFLVLLTLIGASLYISPILVPIVLTHFKYLKVGLIAIVWVFGILSYPSNREIILEFLFKEETRIASLHRMNYIENQLVSKFMVPISKDETVSEAVKVVEVFELQKYNKITKSWEVIGFANDFYSINHPLRKLNSNLFKDEESDDGIIEAEDNIKINRVQSVDLVKCAKNWTFLNPNWLIDLNPKVWVEKNLVNEIVNIDDDEKWVYDFYDEDSEIFRRRRWIRYCKRESSADH; encoded by the coding sequence ATGGATCAAGTTTCAAGCTTTTTGGAGAATATTCTAACGGTAGACAATGAGGAAGATGTATCCAAGCGATCATCAAAGCGTTATAGTGGACTAGTTGATATGGCTAAGAAGCCCAATTCCTTGTTGGTTGAtaaattgattgaaagcCTAATATCAATGATCATACCAGTTTATGACGAAAAGAAAATTATCAACGATAGAATGGTGATGCAGAAGACGAGGAAACCGCTATCCATGAATACAATGACCAATAACGCCATCATGTTGAATGCCAGATTAACTAACGCTTTCATACTTTTTGAtaacatcatcaaaatcttgaattGGCAGAACCCTTACTCCACTTTAGGTGTCTTATTAATAGTCACCcacttgatcttgaatcCTTACTTGGTATTGGCCCTTCCGTTGACGTTGGTTGTCAATAACATATTGGTTCCTCATTACTTAATAATTCATCCTCCTGATATCTCGGTATTAGAGCATAACCAAATTCCGGATAATGGACCCACACTCAACAAGCCCCATATTCCTGGACCAGTACCACAGTTCAGTCAAGAGTTCTTGCTCAATTTTACCGATTTACAGAATCATATGGTTTTGTATATTTACGGTTATGATTTTGCTATTTGGTTAACTAATGACTATTtatacttcaagaatgaGGACGTCAGTTCGTTAgtatttttggtgttgttgacaTTGATAGGAGCAAGTTTATATATACTGCCCATTTTGGTGCCAATTGTCCTTACCCACTTCAAATACCTAAAGGTTGGACTCATTGCAATTGTATGGGTGTTTGGAATTCTCAGCTATCCTAGCAATAGGGAAATCATATTGGAGTTTCTCTTCAAGGAGGAGACTCGGATTGCTTCTTTGCATCGTATGAACTATATTGAAAATCAGTTAGTGAGCAAGTTCATGGTGCCTATCAGCAAAGATGAAACAGTATCGGAAGCAGTcaaagtggtggaagtttttgagttgcaaaaatatAACAAGATTACCAAATCTTGGGAAGTAATTGGGTTTGCTAACGATTTTTATTCGATTAACCATCCTTTAAGAAAACTAAACTCtaacttgttcaaggacGAAGAACTGGATGATGGCATAATAGAGGCTGAAGATAATATTAAGATCAACCGGGTACAAAGTGTGGATCTAGTTAAATGTGCCAAAAATTGGACATTCTTGAATCCCAATTGGCTAATAGATCTCAATCCCAAGGTCTGGGTAGAGAAGAATTTGGTCAATGAAATCGTTAATatcgatgatgatgagaagtGGGTTTATGACTTTTATGATGAAGATTCTGAAATCTtcaggagaagaaggtggaTAAGATACTGTAAACGCGAGTCGAGTGCAGACCATTGA